GGTATCGAGTTCCAGGTAGTAGCTGGCGCGAGCGCCGGCGAGCCAGGAGAAGTCATTGTCCGAGAAGTTACCCAGGGTCCCTTCGTGGGTGCGATCGGCGCCGGTGCCCGCCCCGCCTATCGAGGCGAAGTAACCGAAGGCGCGCGTTTCAAGCCCGTCAAGCAGGTCGGTGTTCTCGTACACACCACCGTAGCGGAAGGTGTTGGTCTCTCCGCGCATGTTGTAGACGAGGTCGCGACCGGCGTGCCAGCGCAGGAAGCTCACCGTATCCGGGCGGCCCTGCGAGGCGAAGAGGTCAAACGCCAGCAGGCGCAACTTGCCGCCGGCACCGAAGTCGAAGTTCAGGGTCAGGCCGTCGACGTTATCGCGCATGAAGTAGTCACGCGGCGTGCCGCCGATGGTGTAGGCCTGGCGACCGAAGCGCGCGTTGAGCTTCACCGCGTCCAGATCCAGCGCCTGCCAGTCCACGTTGAGGTCGTACACGTAGAAGAAGCCACCGAAATCGTTGGTGCCACCGAGCTGGTCGCTGCCCCACAGACCGGAGTGGCTCGCGCTGAAGTTAAGCGTGGTGTCGTCGAGCACCTTGTAGTTCGCGCCCATTGCGATCGAGGTGTAGGCGAAGGTGTGGCGATCGTCAGTCTCGATGCGCTCCTGGTTGCCGTTCTCTTCATCGAGCTGGCGGAAGCCGGCGTTATCCGAGGAGTGCACCTCACTGGTCAGGCGGAAGTTCCAGTCCAGGCGCTCCTCTTCAGCCTCTTCCTCTGCCACCGGGGCGATCTCGGGAGCCTGAAGGCGCTCGGTGGAGACGGCGTCCTCCGGGCTAATCTCCTGAGCCAGCGCCGTCGAAGGCACCACCATCGCTCCCACCAACAACCACGCACCGGCGCGACCTGCATTGATCTTCATCATCGTCTTTTCTCTGTACTCTGGCTTTACTCTGCCGATTCCCGCACCCGAAGCGCATCGTCGGCCAATGAAAGGGCTTCTTCTTGAAGATGTCTCGATCAGGGCTCGACGTACTCGAGCTGACCCAGGGCGGTAATGAGCAGACGCACCCCGAAGCTGTTGATCACTGGCGCGGTCACCTGGACCACCTCACCGACCTTGGGGCCGATGCCCCGACGTCCCAGCTCCGCGTCGACGCTGGCCAGCCACTCGATGTTCGGATCTTCGAGCGACTGAATGCGCATCTCGTTGAAGTTCTGGTTGGTCGGCGCAAGCACCACGCGCCCGGTCACCCGACGCACTTCATAGACGTCGTCGCTGGCGCGGAATGAGCGCTCCAGCTCCTCATAATGCACGGGCGTGCGATCATCGGGGCTGTTGAGCACCTCCTCATCGCTGTAGGCGAGCACGGCGAGGGAGTCGAAGTTCTTCATGATGGCGCGGGCGGTGATGCGCACCCGGTCGCCGATCTCAAACTCCGCGATACGCGAGTCTTTCAGCACCAGGATGCCACCGCTGGAATCTTCGAGCGTGTAGCTCCCGTAGTAGCGCTGCTCCACGCCGCACACCGAGACTTTCTGGAAGTAGCGCGGATGCGTAGTGACGATGCCCTCGATCTCTACGGGCAGCTCGTTGACCACCCCGGGGATCGTCTCATCCCAGTCGCGCTCCGGATCGCAGTCACCCGAGACCGGATAGGGCTCGCCAGGGCTAAAGCCCACCCAGACGGTCTCATCGGCAAACGCGCCTTTGAGATCCTCAATGGGCAGCTCGCCGGTAAAATCATAAGGCGTGGTCGAAAACGCGATCGGGTCCTGGACCTGACCGTAGTCGCCATCGCTGAAGTACTCGCCAGGATCCTCACCCTGCTCCGGCTCCACACATCCGGTGGATCCGATCAGAAGGAGCGCAGCAATGGCACCCCATCGGAGCTGGCGAGAGCCCGCAATTCGGCTTCGCAACATGGTTGTATCTCGGGGAAGAAAGGGTTGGCAGAAGGCCATATGACCCCCAGAACAGGGGCCAAAAGACGACGAGCCGGCCTGCCCTCATCGGGCAGCCGGCTCGTCGAAGGGATCAGTCTTCGAAGCTGGGCGGATCGAAGAGCCACCCGAAGTTGATCGTATCAAGCTGCGGCGAGGGCTGCGGCTCAGCGGCCGGGTCTTCGACGTAGCGCGAATCGTAGGGATGCGGGAAAGCGATGACCGGACCCATGTAGGTCACGCAGTCACCGGTCTCCAGGAAGCCGGAGCTGGAGCGAAGCACGACCTCGAACTGGCCTTCGTCGCCGTAGACCATCGTGTAGCACATGCTGGAGCCACCGCAGGCTTCCGGCTCACCGACAAGCTCGCCGCCGACGCGCACAAGCTGCTGGTAGAGATCCATGCTCAGCGCTTCGTTCTCGATATCAACGAAGGGCACGTCGTTGTTGCTGCTCACAACTTCGAAGCCGCTGACAGTCTTAATCTGCGCCTGACCGGCGTAGTACTGGTAGGACTCGATGGTGAAGTTGAGCTCATCGCCGACCAGAATGCTCTGCTCGATGGGGGCTTCGTCGAGGTAGAACTTGGCCACGCCGTTGGCATCCTGAACCCAGAAGCGCTGCTGGCCCTGGTCGAAGGCGTTCGACTTAAAGCTGGTGGCGATGACGATCGCGCCGGTGACTTCCACCGGGGTGTCCAGGGTGATGACGGCCGAGGCGGGGGTTTCGCCTTCGGTCGCCGTCGGCTCAAGCAGATTGAGGTAGGCGCCCAGGCCGGCGTCGCTCAGCTCCGCGGTGGTCGAGGGCACGCCGCCGCTGTGGTCGTCGTTGTCGAAGTCGCCGACCTGACCGAAGAAGAGGCTGTTCTTAACGCAGGTGCCCGGCTGGGGATCGGTGTCCGGCTCGGTGTCCGCGTCCGGCTCGGCGTCCGGCTCGGGGTTGGTGTCTTCGACCGGATCGACATCTTCATCGCCGGCATCGGGCTCGCCGCCGGTATCTTCGACGGTGTCGTCACCGCTGGGATCTTCGGTTCCGCCACAGGCCGTAAGGGGCGCGACGGCCAGAGCCATTGAACAGAACATCAACGCCAACAGATTTCGCTTCGACATGTTCGTTTCCTGCATTGTGTGGTCACGTTTTGCTCCGCCTCACATGAGCGGAGCACCCAACGAGCGCCAGACCTCTGGAAAGCCAACCTGGCTTAAACTCACGATTTTCTAGAGTTTCTGGAAGCCTCTCGGCACCGGACCCTCCGTTGGGAGCGCTACCTACCACGTGGGATAGGGCGTTTCAACAGCGCACTTCAATTCGTCACACTTTCGTCATGGGAGCAGGCCCATCCCCGCATAAACAGATGCCGATCGAGATCCAGGGTGATCGCTTTGAGGTGATGTTCACCGCCCATCCCCGACATCGTTTCGAGCCATCGTGCAACACGTGGCTTCACTTTGAGAGATCGGTGATCAGCGCCGCGGCGGCGCGCTGTGCTTCCAGGTACACGGTATGCACGGGCAGGTGGTGGCGCTCGGCCAGCAGGCGGCAGTCCTCAAACTCCGGGGTGGCTTTGATAGCCTCATCGCCCAGCCAGCCTACCTTGACGTGAACCTGACCGAAGGTCGTCTCCACCAATCGGCGGCTGCGCCTAAGTTTCACCCGCGAGACCGGCATCACGCGAACCCCGAAGGTGGTGGTATGCACAAAGATCACCCGCAGAAGCGCCTCAGAGAGCTCCGCCTCACAGAGCACCGAGAGTCGCTCTCCGCTGCGGCCTTTCTTCATGAGCACCGGCTCGCGCACCACGTCGAGCGCGCCCGCGTCGAAGAGCTGCGCCTCGACCGCAGCCATGAGCTCGGGCTGTAGATCATCGATCTCGCAGACGAGCTGCACGACCTCGTCGCGCTCCCAGAGTTCGGCGTCGCCCGCCGCACTACCCTGCGACGCCGCCCCCTGCTCCATCACCACCACGCGCACCACATTGGAGTGCGACTTAAATTCGCGGGTGCCGCACCCGAATCCGCTGGCCTTGAGCCGCCCCTGACGCTCTCCGGGCTGCGCGGCCACCGTCGCCAGAATCGCCGCGCCGGTGGGCGTGACAAACTCGGTGGCCACATCCTGGTAGGTGAGCTCAAAACCCTCCAGGAGTTTGGCCGTCGCCGGCGCGGGCACCGGGATCGTGCCGTGGGCCGTCTCAATGGTGCCGCTCCCCACCGGGATCGCACCGAAAGAGAAGGTCGCATCGACCTCCTCGATCACCCAGGCCGCCGCCACAAAGTCGAGGATGGAGTCGACCGCGCCGACCTCATGGAAATGCACCCGCTCAAGCGCGATGCCGTGCACCGTGGCCTCAGCCTGACCGAGGGTCCGAAACATCGCCGTGGCGCGGCGCTTCACCCCTTCGCTTAGCGCGCTGGCAGCGATCATCTCCTCGATCGTGCTCAGGTGGCGGTGGTCGCTCTCCATGGCCGGGTCCCAGCCCTCAAAGCGCACGTGCACACCCTCAATGGCCCCGCGCACCACACGCTCGCTGATCACACGCACCGGCCCAAGCCCCACCGATTGTAGCGCGGCCTCCAGACGCGCCACATCCACCAGGTCCGCGTCGATGGCGGCAGCCAGAAACATATCGCCGGCCAGCCCTCCCAGAAGATCGAGGTGAATATGCGTCGCCATACCTACTCCCTTGCGCCGGCGCTGACGCGCTGACCGAACTGATTGATCTTGGTGGCGAGCA
This window of the Lujinxingia vulgaris genome carries:
- the larC gene encoding nickel pincer cofactor biosynthesis protein LarC, producing MATHIHLDLLGGLAGDMFLAAAIDADLVDVARLEAALQSVGLGPVRVISERVVRGAIEGVHVRFEGWDPAMESDHRHLSTIEEMIAASALSEGVKRRATAMFRTLGQAEATVHGIALERVHFHEVGAVDSILDFVAAAWVIEEVDATFSFGAIPVGSGTIETAHGTIPVPAPATAKLLEGFELTYQDVATEFVTPTGAAILATVAAQPGERQGRLKASGFGCGTREFKSHSNVVRVVVMEQGAASQGSAAGDAELWERDEVVQLVCEIDDLQPELMAAVEAQLFDAGALDVVREPVLMKKGRSGERLSVLCEAELSEALLRVIFVHTTTFGVRVMPVSRVKLRRSRRLVETTFGQVHVKVGWLGDEAIKATPEFEDCRLLAERHHLPVHTVYLEAQRAAAALITDLSK